A part of Desulfobacter sp. genomic DNA contains:
- a CDS encoding peptidoglycan DD-metalloendopeptidase family protein, whose translation MRSGSTFRLIQAIIVFIVVIFLSAGSAAALERVSGKVQRGATASSLLNDYLPLKTILSLEKQARDVFPLTRIRQGRPYKIYLDDKQFVSFEYEINARDCLVIEKTKAGYAVSKSPIKYDLKPEVVAVEIRTSLAEAVQRAGERNTLTWRLADIFAWDIDFIRDIKPGDRFEALVEKRFREGKFCGYADIKAAFFTNQGTVYKAFLHEDESGRKRYYDETGGSLEKAFLKAPLNYSRISSAFSTRRYHPILKKYRAHPGVDYAAPKNTPIKAVADGVITSIYYNKTTGRQITLRHFSGYETSYFHMNKYARGMKKGRKVVQGEVIGYVGKTGLATGYHLCFRMRKNGRPVNPLKQTPSAGKPVSKKNLLGFHLLAERYSQQIQAHNKLAGSAIQ comes from the coding sequence ATGAGATCAGGCAGTACCTTCAGGTTAATACAGGCTATAATTGTATTTATTGTTGTAATTTTTTTATCGGCCGGTTCCGCAGCCGCCCTGGAACGCGTTTCCGGGAAGGTGCAGCGGGGCGCCACGGCCTCCTCTCTTCTTAATGATTACCTGCCCCTGAAGACCATTCTGTCCCTTGAAAAACAGGCCAGGGACGTGTTCCCCCTGACACGTATCCGCCAGGGCCGGCCCTATAAAATTTATCTGGATGATAAACAATTTGTTTCCTTTGAATATGAAATAAACGCCCGGGACTGCCTGGTGATCGAGAAAACCAAAGCCGGTTATGCCGTTTCGAAATCACCCATCAAATACGATCTTAAACCCGAAGTGGTGGCGGTGGAAATCCGCACCTCACTGGCTGAAGCCGTTCAGCGGGCCGGGGAACGCAATACCCTGACCTGGCGGCTGGCCGACATTTTTGCCTGGGATATCGACTTTATCCGGGATATCAAGCCCGGTGACCGATTTGAGGCCCTGGTGGAAAAGCGGTTCAGGGAGGGAAAATTCTGCGGATACGCCGATATCAAGGCCGCCTTCTTTACCAACCAGGGCACCGTTTACAAGGCCTTTCTCCATGAGGATGAATCCGGCCGGAAAAGATACTACGACGAAACCGGAGGTTCCCTTGAAAAAGCCTTTTTAAAGGCCCCTCTTAATTACTCCCGGATTTCCTCTGCGTTTTCAACCCGTCGCTATCACCCTATTCTGAAAAAGTACAGGGCCCACCCCGGGGTGGATTATGCGGCCCCCAAAAACACCCCCATCAAAGCCGTGGCCGATGGGGTGATCACCAGCATCTACTACAATAAAACCACCGGCCGCCAAATTACTCTCCGCCATTTTTCAGGGTATGAAACCTCCTATTTCCATATGAATAAATATGCCAGGGGCATGAAAAAGGGCAGAAAAGTGGTTCAGGGCGAAGTCATCGGCTATGTGGGGAAAACCGGTTTGGCCACGGGATACCACCTCTGCTTCCGCATGCGGAAAAACGGGCGGCCGGTAAATCCGCTGAAACAGACGCCCAGCGCCGGTAAACCGGTGAGTAAAAAGAATTTGCTGGGGTTCCATCTTTTGGCGGAAAGATATTCCCAGCAGATCCAGGCCCACAATAAGCTTGCCGGGTCCGCCATTCAGTAG
- a CDS encoding DUF3369 domain-containing protein: MNETSLVFKPEDPDDSPSLPAKKNWKILIADDEPEVHTATRLVLDDFEFEGAGLEFLSAYSGKEAVQLMEIHDDVAVILLDVVMENQHAGLEVAREVREKLKNRLVRIILRTGQPGQAPERKVIVEYDINDYKQKTDLTAQRLFTAIYTAIRSFRDIQAIEKNRTGLRYIIEASGDLFKQQSIKKLAQGVLTQISALFSLQDSLYIRNEGFTMAQGPEGECEFIAATGKYTGEREENECMALDPEVEEQFRAVIKNRQSAYFGNNFVGYFPTQKKKHHILYLEGCGKERDSEYGDLLNIFTKNVGVAFDNRYLNQEIQETQQEIIHLLGEIVESRSKETAYHVIRVAEYIGLLGKAAGYPAEEIDLIKAASPMHDVGKMAIPDAILLKPAKLTTEEFNIMKTHTDIGYKILSASKRRLLKMAADIAYTHHERWDGTGYPRGLKGVKIPLAGRLTCLADIFDALASKRVYKDAWPIEKVFNLLREERGRIFDPHLVDTALGHKSEILKIRAAYMDEPAA, translated from the coding sequence ATGAACGAAACCTCCCTGGTGTTTAAACCGGAAGACCCTGACGATTCGCCGTCTTTGCCGGCAAAAAAAAACTGGAAAATCCTTATTGCGGATGATGAACCCGAGGTACACACCGCAACCAGGCTGGTGCTGGACGATTTTGAATTTGAAGGGGCAGGCCTGGAATTCCTCTCAGCCTATTCCGGCAAAGAAGCGGTGCAGCTCATGGAAATTCATGATGATGTGGCTGTGATTCTCCTGGACGTGGTCATGGAGAACCAGCATGCCGGCCTGGAAGTGGCCAGGGAGGTCAGGGAAAAACTGAAAAACAGGCTGGTGAGAATCATCCTGCGCACCGGCCAGCCCGGCCAGGCTCCGGAACGCAAGGTCATTGTGGAATACGATATCAATGACTACAAACAGAAAACGGATCTAACAGCCCAGCGCCTGTTTACAGCCATCTACACGGCCATCCGCTCCTTCAGGGATATACAGGCCATTGAAAAAAACCGCACAGGCCTGCGGTACATCATCGAAGCCTCCGGCGACCTGTTCAAACAGCAATCCATCAAAAAACTGGCCCAGGGGGTGCTCACCCAGATCTCCGCCCTGTTCAGCCTCCAGGATTCCCTTTACATCCGCAACGAAGGGTTCACCATGGCCCAGGGTCCCGAAGGGGAGTGCGAATTCATCGCCGCGACCGGGAAATATACAGGGGAGCGTGAAGAAAATGAATGCATGGCGTTGGACCCGGAGGTAGAAGAACAGTTCAGAGCGGTCATCAAAAACCGTCAAAGTGCCTATTTCGGCAATAACTTTGTGGGCTATTTCCCCACCCAGAAAAAAAAGCACCATATTCTCTACCTGGAAGGGTGCGGCAAGGAAAGGGATTCGGAATACGGAGACCTGCTTAATATTTTCACCAAAAACGTGGGAGTGGCCTTTGACAATCGATATCTGAACCAGGAAATCCAGGAGACCCAGCAGGAGATCATCCACCTGCTGGGAGAAATTGTGGAAAGCCGGTCCAAGGAAACCGCCTACCATGTCATCCGGGTGGCGGAGTACATCGGCCTTTTGGGAAAAGCGGCCGGATACCCGGCCGAAGAAATCGATTTAATCAAAGCCGCCTCCCCCATGCACGATGTGGGGAAAATGGCCATCCCTGACGCCATCCTCCTCAAGCCGGCCAAACTCACGACAGAAGAATTTAATATCATGAAAACCCATACGGATATCGGGTATAAAATCCTCTCCGCCTCGAAGCGGCGGTTGTTGAAAATGGCCGCAGACATCGCCTATACCCACCACGAACGCTGGGACGGCACCGGCTACCCCCGGGGGCTCAAAGGGGTAAAAATTCCCCTGGCCGGCCGCCTGACCTGCCTGGCAGATATTTTCGACGCCCTGGCCAGCAAACGGGTGTACAAGGATGCCTGGCCCATTGAAAAAGTCTTCAACCTGCTCAGGGAAGAGCGGGGCAGGATATTCGATCCCCATTTAGTGGATACGGCCCTGGGGCATAAATCGGAAATCCTTAAAATCCGGGCCGCCTACATGGATGAACCGGCGGCCTGA
- a CDS encoding radical SAM protein codes for MNKVAGGLFLPENTGHLAGAAREFLAVYGTPALMGGAWGQHFKEMVPDQRFDGLLTLAGYAGDPAGFFIAVGKQIQAAVSAGRSAQVMVNGMCLPVMFLYHILEADDPSQSLLTVKETETLENASGFPVENRGAMQAVLDQYPVRLSRHVIRQSLVSEAVAAQYLPFTDELGAEGHTLTFDGHFKQGLMEQMYRNRAIFLLDMRCPVYCRFCFRKHKSLRKEKSPDPKDVAAAVSRVGENPDIKEILITGGEPLLNLRNLEAAVSGLLDVPHVETMRIATRSLAYYPHLFLHHGRSLIHRLKAWQDAARKRGKAIEVGVHMVHPDEVSVPCLDIISELTSSGIPVYVQTPFLKGINDTGEVLGRLFTLLRHAGAEIYYIFTPCHPIHGTQKYWSPIGQSMAAYAQLRTQFSDRAVPKLCTATPLGKMEWHTSGWAVAPHETDPDHIWIRTPYTRAYFRDMVQQGGQFPDIRENPGGTLDAKCLIDMGDPNLFIGSHELPADAGRPAAPDDSVVKSITANCFESPDLMGPNSPGNHGTRRLHPTRLETDLSFTEAALNDLADDEKITDILLRVPGADIDGDLNRISGFVRDLAVFGDRPLCIRIRWQAFQEVPGEFTFDHVSRIADLASFDPARPRRVEIESWWLVPSQVTQAHKDLGKALLARGIPVYGNMVLLSGVNDDGGIAADMAHALRTARIDFHHVYVSGLLIQSDFPPVSHARVLALASHVRMVCSGREIPLYVHWTPGGEADFGLSPGFSLQAAGSSM; via the coding sequence ATGAATAAGGTGGCGGGAGGACTTTTTTTACCGGAAAATACAGGGCACCTGGCCGGAGCGGCACGGGAGTTCCTGGCGGTTTACGGCACCCCTGCCCTCATGGGAGGGGCATGGGGCCAGCACTTTAAGGAAATGGTACCGGATCAGCGGTTTGACGGCCTTCTAACCCTTGCCGGATATGCCGGCGATCCGGCCGGATTTTTCATTGCCGTGGGAAAGCAGATTCAGGCGGCGGTTTCCGCAGGCCGGTCTGCCCAGGTCATGGTCAATGGAATGTGCCTGCCCGTGATGTTTTTGTACCATATTCTGGAGGCTGATGATCCCAGCCAGTCCCTGCTCACCGTAAAAGAGACCGAAACATTGGAAAATGCTTCGGGGTTTCCTGTTGAGAATCGGGGTGCCATGCAGGCGGTATTGGACCAGTATCCGGTGCGGCTTTCACGGCATGTGATCCGCCAGTCCCTGGTATCAGAAGCCGTTGCCGCCCAATACCTCCCTTTTACCGATGAGCTGGGTGCGGAAGGACATACCCTGACCTTTGACGGCCATTTTAAGCAGGGACTCATGGAGCAGATGTACCGGAACCGGGCCATCTTCCTTCTTGACATGCGCTGTCCGGTCTACTGCCGGTTCTGTTTCCGCAAGCACAAAAGCCTGAGAAAGGAAAAATCACCGGACCCAAAGGATGTGGCCGCGGCTGTTTCCCGGGTGGGGGAAAACCCTGACATAAAAGAGATCCTCATTACCGGAGGCGAACCCCTGCTCAACCTGAGGAATCTTGAGGCCGCCGTATCCGGCCTGCTTGATGTCCCCCATGTGGAGACCATGAGAATCGCCACCCGGTCCCTGGCCTATTACCCCCATCTCTTTCTCCACCACGGCCGGTCCCTTATTCACCGGCTCAAGGCGTGGCAGGATGCCGCCCGGAAGCGGGGCAAGGCCATTGAGGTGGGGGTGCATATGGTCCATCCGGACGAGGTGTCGGTGCCCTGCCTTGACATCATCTCCGAACTGACGTCATCGGGAATCCCGGTCTATGTCCAGACACCGTTCTTAAAGGGGATCAACGACACCGGTGAGGTCCTGGGCCGGCTCTTTACCCTGCTTCGCCATGCCGGTGCCGAGATCTATTATATCTTTACCCCCTGCCACCCCATCCACGGCACCCAAAAGTATTGGAGTCCCATTGGTCAGTCCATGGCCGCCTATGCACAGCTTCGGACCCAATTTTCAGACCGGGCCGTGCCCAAGCTCTGCACGGCCACCCCGCTGGGCAAAATGGAATGGCACACCAGCGGCTGGGCCGTGGCCCCCCATGAGACAGACCCGGACCATATATGGATCCGTACCCCCTATACCCGGGCCTATTTCAGAGACATGGTTCAACAGGGCGGGCAGTTCCCGGATATCAGAGAGAACCCGGGCGGTACCCTGGATGCAAAATGCCTCATTGACATGGGCGACCCAAATCTGTTTATCGGATCCCATGAACTGCCGGCCGATGCCGGCAGGCCCGCCGCCCCGGACGATTCTGTTGTCAAATCCATCACTGCCAACTGTTTTGAATCCCCGGATTTGATGGGGCCAAATTCCCCGGGGAACCACGGTACCCGACGGCTGCATCCCACCCGGCTGGAAACGGATCTCTCCTTTACAGAAGCGGCGCTGAATGATCTGGCTGATGACGAAAAAATTACAGATATCCTTTTGCGGGTGCCGGGGGCGGACATTGATGGCGATCTAAACCGGATATCCGGATTTGTCCGGGACCTGGCGGTGTTCGGGGACCGCCCCTTGTGCATCCGGATCCGGTGGCAGGCCTTTCAGGAAGTTCCCGGGGAGTTCACCTTTGACCATGTCAGCCGGATCGCTGACCTGGCATCGTTTGACCCTGCCCGGCCCCGCCGGGTGGAAATCGAGTCCTGGTGGCTGGTTCCATCCCAGGTCACCCAGGCCCATAAGGACTTGGGGAAAGCGCTGCTGGCCCGGGGGATTCCGGTATACGGCAATATGGTCCTGTTGTCCGGTGTCAATGATGATGGTGGTATTGCAGCCGATATGGCCCATGCCCTCAGGACGGCCCGAATTGATTTTCACCATGTCTATGTGTCGGGGCTGTTAATTCAGTCGGATTTTCCGCCGGTATCCCATGCCCGGGTGCTGGCCCTGGCGTCCCATGTCCGTATGGTCTGTTCCGGTCGTGAGATCCCTTTGTATGTGCATTGGACCCCTGGGGGAGAGGCCGACTTCGGGCTGTCCCCGGGGTTTTCTCTTCAGGCCGCCGGTTCATCCATGTAG
- the nifJ gene encoding pyruvate:ferredoxin (flavodoxin) oxidoreductase: MKKRMQTIDGNTAATHVAYAMSEVSAIYPITPSSPLGEIADSWAAKGRKNIFGQVVDIKQMQSEAGAAGAVHGALVAGAMTSTFTASQGLLLKIPNMYKISGELLPSVFHVTARSISAHALSIFGDHQDVMAARQTGFAMLASSSVQEAQDLALVAHLATVEARVPFLHFYDGFRTSHEIQKIEMIEYEDMAKLFNYEAYREFKDRALNPEHPDTRGTAQNPDIYFQGREAANKYYLEVPSIVKKYMKKVGELTGRNYKPFDYVGDPEADRVIVAMGSGCEAIEESIEKLNTEGERLGLIKVRLYRPFDTEAFLQTVPATVETVTVLDRTKEPGAIGEPLYQDVCTAFMEYGEGPQIVGGRYGLSSKEFNPSMVKAVYDNMKAIAPKNHFTVGIVDDVTHTSLDVTTGFDPAPAGTIAAKFWGLGSDGTVGANQSAIKIIGDNTDKYAQGYFAYDSKKSGGLTVSHLRFGDVKIKSTYLIENPDFVAVHKSNYVELYDVLKGIKEGGTFLLNSEWATIADLEKNIPGDVRKTICDKKLNFYNIDAVKIAGEVGLGNRINMIMQTCFFNLANVLDVEKAIALLKEDIKMKFGKKGEAIVNMNIEAVDKTLDKLVKVDVPDSWSGAVSEPVEVESATPFVDNVMRKINAQGGDDLPVSAFSVDGVFENGSAQYEKRGVAINVPEWIPENCIQCNQCSFVCPHAAIIPIVATEEELAGAPATFITEKGKGKGMDQFKFRMQVNPLDCQGCGNCADICPAKTPALVMKPLATQVEAEAVNHKFSLSVPFKTDVLKRETLKGSQLWKPLLEFSGACSGCGETPYVKLITQLFGERMTVANATGCSSIWGGSAPSTPYCTNADGEGPAWASSLFEDAAEYGYGMMLATNSRRKTLAAAMQNAIDAGVSDEVKAAMDGWLAGKDDAAESKKYGDALKSLLKDEKGGMLKEIYADRDLFVKKSHWIFGGDGWGYDIGFGGVDHVLASGDDINILIMDTEVYSNTGGQSSKATPTGAIAKYAATGKKIGKKDMGRMMMSYGYVYVAQISMGANKNQALKAILEAEAYPGPSLVIAYAPCINQGIKKGMGKSQLEAKLAVESGYWPMYRFNPQLIKDGKNPFTLDYKAPDGTLQEFLGGEVRFAALEKSFPEESKRLRAKIEDEVNDKYTMLKMMADADK, encoded by the coding sequence ATGAAAAAAAGAATGCAGACCATTGACGGAAATACTGCGGCGACCCACGTGGCTTATGCCATGAGCGAGGTGTCCGCCATATATCCGATCACCCCTTCAAGCCCCCTTGGCGAGATTGCCGACTCCTGGGCCGCCAAGGGTAGAAAGAATATTTTCGGTCAGGTCGTTGATATCAAGCAGATGCAGTCCGAGGCCGGTGCGGCCGGTGCGGTCCACGGCGCCCTTGTCGCCGGAGCTATGACCTCCACCTTTACCGCATCCCAGGGACTTCTGCTCAAGATCCCCAATATGTATAAGATATCCGGCGAACTGCTCCCCAGTGTGTTTCATGTTACCGCCCGCTCCATTTCCGCCCACGCCCTCTCCATTTTCGGTGATCACCAGGACGTGATGGCCGCCCGCCAGACCGGTTTTGCCATGCTGGCCTCTTCTTCCGTCCAGGAAGCCCAGGACCTTGCCCTGGTCGCCCATCTGGCCACCGTGGAAGCCCGGGTGCCCTTCCTGCATTTCTATGACGGCTTCAGGACCTCCCACGAGATCCAGAAGATTGAAATGATCGAATATGAAGACATGGCCAAACTGTTCAACTATGAGGCCTACAGGGAATTTAAAGACAGGGCGTTGAACCCCGAACATCCGGACACCCGCGGCACCGCCCAGAATCCGGACATATATTTCCAGGGCCGTGAGGCTGCCAATAAGTATTATCTGGAAGTGCCCTCCATTGTTAAAAAGTACATGAAAAAGGTGGGGGAACTCACCGGCCGCAATTACAAACCCTTCGACTATGTGGGCGATCCCGAAGCCGACCGGGTCATCGTGGCCATGGGGTCTGGCTGCGAAGCCATTGAAGAATCCATTGAAAAGCTGAACACAGAAGGCGAACGCCTCGGCCTCATCAAGGTCCGGCTCTACCGCCCCTTTGATACCGAAGCCTTCCTCCAGACCGTTCCCGCCACCGTGGAAACCGTCACCGTCCTCGACCGGACCAAGGAGCCCGGCGCCATTGGCGAACCCCTGTACCAGGACGTCTGTACCGCTTTCATGGAATACGGCGAAGGCCCCCAGATCGTGGGCGGCCGCTACGGCCTCTCCTCCAAGGAGTTCAACCCCTCAATGGTCAAAGCGGTTTATGACAACATGAAGGCCATTGCCCCGAAAAACCACTTCACCGTGGGCATTGTCGATGATGTTACCCACACCTCCCTGGACGTGACCACCGGTTTTGATCCCGCCCCCGCCGGCACCATCGCCGCCAAGTTCTGGGGCCTGGGTTCCGACGGTACTGTCGGCGCAAACCAGTCCGCCATCAAGATCATCGGCGACAATACCGACAAGTATGCCCAGGGTTATTTCGCCTATGACTCCAAGAAGTCCGGCGGCCTCACCGTATCCCATCTGCGGTTCGGTGATGTAAAGATCAAATCCACCTACCTGATCGAGAATCCGGATTTTGTTGCCGTCCACAAGTCAAACTACGTGGAGCTTTACGATGTGCTCAAGGGCATCAAGGAGGGCGGCACCTTCCTGCTTAACTCCGAGTGGGCCACCATTGCGGACCTGGAAAAGAACATTCCGGGCGATGTGCGCAAGACCATCTGCGATAAAAAACTGAATTTCTACAATATTGATGCCGTGAAGATTGCCGGTGAAGTGGGCTTGGGCAACCGGATCAACATGATCATGCAGACCTGCTTCTTCAACCTGGCCAATGTGCTGGATGTTGAAAAAGCCATCGCCCTGCTCAAAGAAGACATCAAAATGAAGTTCGGCAAAAAAGGCGAAGCCATCGTCAACATGAACATCGAAGCCGTTGACAAGACCCTGGACAAACTGGTCAAAGTCGATGTGCCCGATTCCTGGAGCGGTGCCGTTTCCGAGCCTGTTGAGGTAGAATCCGCCACTCCCTTTGTCGATAACGTCATGCGCAAGATCAACGCCCAGGGCGGCGACGACCTCCCGGTCTCCGCATTCTCCGTGGACGGTGTCTTTGAAAACGGCAGCGCCCAGTATGAAAAACGGGGCGTGGCCATCAACGTCCCCGAATGGATCCCTGAAAACTGCATCCAGTGCAACCAGTGCTCATTTGTCTGCCCCCATGCGGCCATCATTCCCATTGTGGCCACCGAGGAGGAACTGGCCGGTGCTCCCGCAACCTTTATTACTGAAAAGGGCAAGGGCAAAGGCATGGACCAGTTCAAGTTCAGAATGCAGGTTAATCCCCTGGACTGCCAGGGCTGCGGCAACTGCGCCGACATCTGCCCGGCCAAGACGCCTGCCCTTGTGATGAAACCACTGGCCACCCAGGTGGAGGCAGAAGCGGTGAACCATAAGTTCTCCCTCTCCGTGCCCTTTAAGACCGATGTACTTAAACGGGAAACCCTCAAGGGCAGCCAGCTGTGGAAGCCCCTGCTGGAGTTCTCCGGCGCCTGCTCCGGCTGCGGCGAGACCCCCTATGTGAAGCTGATCACCCAGCTCTTCGGCGAAAGAATGACCGTTGCCAACGCAACGGGCTGTTCTTCCATCTGGGGCGGCTCCGCCCCCTCCACACCCTATTGCACCAATGCCGACGGCGAAGGTCCGGCCTGGGCCTCTTCCCTGTTTGAGGATGCGGCTGAATACGGGTACGGCATGATGCTGGCCACCAATTCCAGACGGAAGACCCTGGCCGCCGCCATGCAGAATGCCATTGACGCCGGTGTCTCCGACGAGGTGAAAGCGGCCATGGACGGCTGGCTGGCCGGCAAGGACGATGCGGCAGAATCCAAAAAGTATGGCGATGCCCTGAAATCCCTGCTCAAGGATGAAAAAGGGGGAATGCTCAAGGAAATTTATGCCGACCGCGACCTGTTCGTGAAAAAATCCCACTGGATCTTCGGCGGCGACGGATGGGGCTATGATATCGGCTTCGGCGGCGTGGACCATGTCCTGGCATCCGGTGATGACATCAATATCCTGATCATGGATACCGAGGTCTACTCCAACACCGGCGGCCAGTCCTCCAAGGCCACTCCCACCGGTGCCATTGCCAAATATGCCGCCACCGGCAAAAAGATCGGCAAAAAGGATATGGGGCGGATGATGATGAGCTACGGCTATGTCTACGTGGCGCAGATCTCCATGGGCGCCAACAAGAATCAGGCTCTGAAGGCCATTCTGGAAGCGGAAGCCTATCCCGGACCCTCACTGGTTATTGCCTACGCTCCCTGCATCAACCAGGGCATTAAGAAAGGCATGGGAAAATCCCAGCTGGAAGCCAAGCTGGCCGTTGAATCCGGTTACTGGCCCATGTACCGCTTTAATCCCCAGTTGATCAAGGACGGAAAGAATCCTTTCACCCTGGATTACAAGGCGCCGGACGGCACCCTCCAGGAGTTCCTGGGCGGCGAGGTTCGTTTTGCAGCCCTTGAAAAGAGTTTTCCCGAGGAATCCAAGAGGCTCAGAGCCAAGATCGAAGATGAAGTGAACGATAAATACACCATGCTCAAGATGATGGCCGACGCAGATAAATAA
- a CDS encoding helix-turn-helix domain-containing protein has product MSPPQMETKVKEEVAALNLGNKIRNLRKHRALTLQEVSDLTGLSKPLLSQIENNIAAPPIATLIKISTALGVKISHFFQDQNMDDRIVVVRKKDRYGVKKLFHHKNENRIGYKWESLAYPMVGKQMEPFVVEIEPREEKDLLFNDHKGEEFHFILDGIVEFRTADQVHHLKKGDSLYFDSSIPHALRGIGGIAKSLIVIVTPK; this is encoded by the coding sequence ATGTCCCCCCCCCAGATGGAAACCAAGGTCAAGGAAGAAGTGGCTGCCCTGAACCTGGGCAATAAAATCCGGAATCTCAGAAAACACAGGGCGTTAACCCTTCAGGAAGTCTCAGATCTCACCGGCCTGTCAAAGCCGCTGCTGTCACAGATTGAAAACAATATTGCCGCACCGCCCATCGCCACCCTGATAAAGATTTCCACGGCCCTGGGGGTGAAGATTTCTCATTTTTTCCAGGACCAGAACATGGACGACCGTATCGTGGTGGTCCGGAAAAAAGACCGGTATGGTGTAAAAAAACTCTTCCACCATAAAAACGAAAACCGCATCGGTTACAAATGGGAGTCCCTGGCCTATCCCATGGTGGGCAAACAGATGGAGCCCTTTGTGGTGGAAATCGAGCCCAGGGAGGAAAAAGACCTCCTGTTCAACGACCACAAGGGCGAAGAATTCCATTTTATTCTGGACGGCATCGTGGAGTTCAGAACCGCTGACCAGGTCCACCACCTGAAAAAGGGTGACAGCCTTTATTTTGATTCCAGCATTCCCCATGCCCTGCGCGGGATCGGCGGTATTGCCAAGTCCCTGATCGTCATTGTTACCCCCAAATAA
- a CDS encoding DUF2892 domain-containing protein produces MKMEDCIRAIAGFFILLSLALGWLVSPYWYLFTAFVGLNLFQSAFTGICPVENILEKVFKVPRG; encoded by the coding sequence ATGAAAATGGAAGACTGCATCCGGGCCATTGCCGGATTTTTTATCCTCCTCAGCCTGGCCCTGGGCTGGCTGGTATCGCCTTATTGGTACCTTTTTACCGCCTTTGTGGGCCTTAATCTCTTCCAATCCGCATTCACCGGCATCTGCCCCGTTGAGAATATTCTGGAAAAGGTATTCAAGGTACCCAGGGGATAG